The following are encoded in a window of Suncus etruscus isolate mSunEtr1 chromosome 16, mSunEtr1.pri.cur, whole genome shotgun sequence genomic DNA:
- the LOC126032166 gene encoding LOW QUALITY PROTEIN: protein ELYS-like (The sequence of the model RefSeq protein was modified relative to this genomic sequence to represent the inferred CDS: inserted 1 base in 1 codon; substituted 1 base at 1 genomic stop codon), whose protein sequence is MPPQSRPLSCAQETKALSAELPRGLSSQGRLESPRGSREPGSASGVLLDRGSSWRAAEVGVPANLCGHGGSASSSAALESGEYIQNCSYFALWSLDSVVSRFFPHDILHILVHERSLSQGIPPSHPPPEEFFLPRCLNFDATCLMNSGVVHINCNGFQKKNLMFSSALGQSLNSVIPDHYKQCFXADMSPQCLDSPSSNLSQQDQLEALWSAVDQTNFLVLMSRCIKQWASEHPHSATKLCFVLEWTWNKVNVTKEELDTLCAPLFDGSCHIIDPQTIQSIHCCYLLLCHLNAVLNCLLAEAKSMTEEGILSLNNKRMLTQITCQYIQVVLWFCRFELLPECFHDAMHLRNLCYNYPVMQVYYTSCRQNCESFSRGEMNPDYLIIDGLVFRLGNRIENLWKKDEGSSGKYPPPSLHALLDIYLLDNIPEANKHAVTIYLLLDILSCFPNKEDSAMESFLKLFAISYSQLKLIKGLWYIDHKNYERALELLLDPATVEPLPWQHTMILQAFISHGEHRIALRYIHSMKPTMSTDGDVCLHFTILTYNRCVVEALSLLRQHSSSLNRKDXLKHTYDMCQEVGLLEDFLKIPLKGTEQEDLVRTSQTSPRIKESSPGVSSLPIPDASVGTPIAQASQKCSKELNKADCPVQQPSQSMRVFLQSPTKFPLDLPSHFLPVSSCVKRSWESITKAKELHCLETPLVAKKAKISATTDHQENENQELHVRLQDTASSSTELIADVTEKGQDGNSNMVESEGSPPKMPRISDTGNTEDILLSSLTAQQAEVPMSDTPRKRGRPRNINADDVTPTAHEEERSPKRRKDLSIQRRSTRNTSATKKNTHAGEQASETSVSVPEEELETVLSPK, encoded by the exons ATGCCACCGCAATCCAGACCACTAAGTTGTGCACAGGAAACCAAGGCGTTGAGTGCTGAGCTGCCACGCGGCTTGAGCAGCCAAGGCCGTCTCGAGTCTCCCCGTGGCTCAAGGGAGCCAGGAAGTGCCAGTGGAGTGCTGTTGGATAGAGGCAGCAGCTGGCGCGCAGCAGAGGTGGGCGTGCCTGCGAACCTTT GCGGTCATGGCGGCTCTGCGTCCAGCTCTGCTGCACTAGAATCAGGTGAATATATACAAAATTGCTCTTATTTTGCTCTGTGGTCCCTGGATTCTGTAGTAAGTAGGTTTTTTCCACATGACATCTTGCATATCTTAGTGCATGAGAGGAGTTTAAGTCAAGGAATTCCTCCTTCCCATCCACCTCCTGAGGAGTTTTTTCTTCCAAGATGTCTTAATTTTGATGCTACTTGTTTGATGAACTCTGGAGTGGTTCACATCAATTGCAATGGCTTTCAGAAAAAGAATCTGATGTTTTCAAGTGCATTGGGGCAATCTCTCAACAGTGTCATTCCTGATCATTATAAGCAATGTT AGGCTGACATGTCACCACAATGTCTTGATAGTCCATCTTCAAATTTAAGTCAGCAAGACCAATTAGAAGCTTTATGGTCTGCAGTAGACCAAACCAATTTTCTCGTACTTATGTCAAGATGCATCAAACAATGGGCATCAGAACACCCACATTCGGCCACTAAGTTGTGCTTTGTTCTAGAATGGACATGGAATAAAGTGAATGTCACCAAAGAAGAATTGGACACACTGTGTGCGCCATTATTTGATGGCTCATGCCATATCATTGATCCACAGACTATACAGTCTATCCATTGTTGTTATTTGCTTCTGTGCCACCTTAATGCAGTTCTTAATTGTTTGTTAGCAGAGGCCAAAAGCATGACTGAGGAAGGCATATTGAGCCTGAACAATAAACGTATGTTGACTCAAATAACATGTCAGTACATACAAGTGGTTCTGTGGTTCTGTCGTTTTGAGCTTCTACCAGAGTGCTTCCATGATGCTATGCATTTAAGAAATTTATGCTATAACTACCCTGTAATGCAGGTGTACTACACCAGTTGTCGACAGAACTGTGAGAGTTTTTCAAGGGGGGAAATGAATCCTGATTACCTGATCATTGATGGACTGGTTTTTCGCCTAGGAAATAGGATTGAGAATTTGTGGAAAAAAGATGAAGGAAGCAGTGGAAAATATCCTCCTCCAAGTCTGCATGCACTGCTTGACATATACTTACTTGATAATATTCCAGAAGCAAACAAACATGCAGTTACCATCTATTTGCTGCTAGATATTCTGTCTTGTTTTCCAAATAAAGAGGATTCTGCCATGGAATCATTTCTTAAGCTTTTTGCCATTTCTTATAGCCAACTGAAGCTGATTAAAGGGTTGTGGTATATAGATCATAAAAATTATGAGAGGGCTTTGGAACTTCTGCTTGACCCAGCCACAGTCGAACCTTTGCCATGGCAACATACAATGATTCTTCAAGCTTTCATAAGTCATGGTGAGCACAGAATCGCCCTCAGATATATCCATTCCATGAAGCCAACGATGTCCACAGATGGTGATGTTTGCCTTCACTTCACCATTTTGACCTATAATAGGTGTGTGGTTGAGGCCTTAAGTTTGCTGCGGCAACATTCTAGTAGTTTAAACAGAAAGGACTAATTAAAGCACACTTACGACATGTGCCAGGAAGTGGGTTTGCTGGAGGATTTTCTAAAGATACCGCTCAAAGGCACTGAACAGGAGGATTTGGTAAGAACTTCGCAAACCAGTCCTAGAATCAAAGAATCCTCTCCTGGAGTATCTTCTCTCCCAATACCTGATGCTTCTGTTGGAACCCCAATTGCACAAGCTTCACAAAAATGTTCTAAAGAGCTGAATAAGGCTGATTGTCCTGTGCAGCAGCCTTCTCAATCTATGAGGGTGTTTCTGCAAAGCCCCACCAAATTTCCTTTGGACCTACCATCTCATTTTTTGCCAGTAAGTTCATGTGTCAAAAGATCTTGGGAATCTATTACCAAGGCTAAGGAATTACATTGCCTTGAAACTCCTCTTGTGGCTAAGAAAGCTAAAATTTCGGCCACAACAG AccatcaagaaaatgaaaatcaagaatTGCATGTAAGGCTACAGGATACTGCAAGCTCTTCTACTGAACTAATTGCTGATGTAACAGAAAAAGGGCAAGATGGTAATAGTAATATGGTTGAGTCTGAAGGAAGTCCTCCTAAAATGCCACGAATTTCTGATACTGGAAATACCGAAGATATTTTGCTGTCATCCCTGACAGCACAACAGGCAGAAGTCCCCATGTCTGACACACCTAGGAAACGTGGTAGACCAAGAAACATAAATGCTGATGATGTAACACCCACAGCTCATGAGGAGGAGAGAAGTCCCAAAAGGAGAAAAGATCTTAGCATTCAAAGGAGATCTACAAGAAACACCTCAGCTACAAAGAAAAATACTCATGCTGGAGAACAAGCTTCAGAGACGTCAGTTTCAGTTCCAGAAGAGGAGCTTGAGACAGTGTTGAGCCCCAAGTAA